A genomic segment from Paenibacillus sp. FSL K6-1096 encodes:
- a CDS encoding response regulator, producing the protein MYTAVILEDEIPALEVLELLVDRHESFTVAATFTNPEEALEQLPGLQPDVIFLDVEMPQMNGLEIARRFRQMSERSHIVFTTGHTHYALKAFDVQALDYIVKPVTPKAIARVYDRLTRQQLSRNAPEQFSSAAAQLPAPARVPTVTGFGRLEVRSADRELIRFPTRKAEELFAYLLCHPNLEADKWKLAELLWPDIDGERALRSLHTAIYRVKRVMEAAGLPMRIMKTAEGYTLDTDAFVYDILHYQHAGQLLTEENPELEQLDLLFGLYKGPLFHGKSYVWKISLEESYRLVYEKLTLRLIGGAVSSGAYEAAEERFYACLLADPLNEELYRQLLALFPAKEQSQRIQRLYTRLLEDHSRQ; encoded by the coding sequence GTGTATACTGCCGTAATATTGGAAGATGAGATTCCTGCCCTGGAAGTGCTGGAGCTTCTGGTGGACCGTCATGAGAGCTTCACGGTAGCCGCTACCTTCACCAATCCGGAGGAGGCGCTGGAGCAATTGCCCGGGCTGCAGCCGGACGTGATCTTTCTGGATGTTGAAATGCCGCAGATGAACGGTCTGGAGATCGCCAGGAGATTCCGTCAGATGTCGGAGCGTTCCCATATTGTCTTCACAACAGGTCATACGCATTATGCTCTAAAAGCCTTCGATGTGCAGGCGCTGGACTACATTGTCAAGCCGGTTACCCCCAAAGCGATCGCCCGGGTATATGACCGGCTCACCAGGCAGCAGCTCTCCCGGAATGCGCCGGAGCAGTTCTCTTCCGCTGCCGCCCAGCTGCCAGCGCCGGCGAGAGTCCCAACCGTAACCGGATTCGGGCGGTTGGAGGTTCGTAGTGCTGACCGGGAGCTGATCAGGTTCCCGACCCGCAAAGCGGAGGAGCTGTTTGCATATCTGCTCTGCCATCCCAACCTCGAAGCAGATAAATGGAAGCTGGCCGAGCTGCTGTGGCCGGATATAGACGGAGAGCGGGCGCTGCGCAGCCTGCATACGGCCATCTATAGAGTGAAGCGGGTGATGGAGGCGGCCGGCCTCCCCATGAGAATTATGAAGACCGCAGAGGGCTACACTCTGGATACAGATGCTTTTGTCTATGATATTCTGCATTACCAGCACGCCGGACAGCTTCTGACGGAAGAGAACCCGGAGCTGGAGCAGCTTGACCTGCTGTTTGGACTCTACAAGGGGCCGCTGTTTCATGGCAAGTCTTATGTCTGGAAAATTTCGCTGGAAGAGAGCTACCGGCTGGTGTATGAGAAGCTTACTCTCCGCCTGATCGGCGGGGCGGTGTCCAGCGGGGCCTATGAAGCAGCGGAGGAACGGTTCTATGCCTGTCTGCTGGCTGATCCGCTGAATGAAGAACTTTACCGCCAGCTGCTGGCTTTGTTCCCGGCCAAGGAGCAGAGCCAGCGTATTCAGCGGTTATATACCCGGCTGCTGGAGGATCACTCCCGGCAGTGA